GCACCGCGCTGGAGCGGCTGCCCGAGCTGGCGCGGCGTGGCGGTGCGGCGCGTCCGGGCCGGATCTGCAGCGAGGACGATGCGCGCGCCGAACTCGCCGCCAGCCAAAGGATCGGCGTCAGCCTGCTCGCGCCCGATGAGGCCGGCTATCCGCCGCGGCTCGCCACCCTCGACGATGCGCCGCCTCTGCTCGGTGTGCGCGGCGCGCCCGATGTGCTGATGCGGCCGATGATCGCCGTGGTCGGTTCGCGCAATGCTTCCGGCGCCGGGCTGAAGTTCGCCGGCACGCTTTCGCGGGATCTCAGCGAGGCCGGGTTCGTCATCGTGTCGGGACTGGCGCGCGGCATCGACCAGGCAGCGCATCGCGCCAGTATCGAGGGCGGCACCGTGGCGGTGCTGGCCGGCGGTCATGACCGGATCTATCCGCCCGAGCACGAAGACCTGCTGGCTGCGATACTCGACTCCGGCGGGGCTGCGATTTCGGAAATGCCGCTGGGGCATGTGCCGCGCGCCCGCGATTTTCCAAGGCGCAACCGGCTGATCTCGGGGGCAGCACTTGGCGTTGTCGTCGTCGAAGCCGCGCTTCGCTCGGGATCTCTGATCACGGCAAGGATCGCCGCCGAACAGGGCCGCGAGGTTTTCGCGGTGCCGGGCTCGCCGCTCGATCCGCGCGCCGCCGGCACCAACGATCTGATCAAGCAGGGTGCGACGCTGACCACGGAAGCCTCCGACGTCATCAGTGCGGTCGAGCCGATCATGGGACGGCCGCTCGATTTGCGCGAACCCGACGATGAGCCACTGGATGTCGAGGCCGATGCAGGCGACCGCGCGCGCATCACCACCCTGCTCGGGCCGACGCCGGTGCTGCTCGACGATCTGATCCGGATGGCCGGTGTCTCGCCGGCCGTGGTGCGCGCCGTGCTGCTCGAACTCGAACTCGCCGGCCGGCTGGAACGCCACGGCGGCGGGCTGGTGTCGTTGATCTAAGAAGGAACCGCGTGTGCCACAGCATGCACGTAGCTAGTACCAGGCACCCTGTACGC
The sequence above is drawn from the Bradyrhizobium sediminis genome and encodes:
- the dprA gene encoding DNA-processing protein DprA; this translates as MDTKTSTTTHLTDAERIDRLRLIRSDNVGPRTFRSLLHHFGNARTALERLPELARRGGAARPGRICSEDDARAELAASQRIGVSLLAPDEAGYPPRLATLDDAPPLLGVRGAPDVLMRPMIAVVGSRNASGAGLKFAGTLSRDLSEAGFVIVSGLARGIDQAAHRASIEGGTVAVLAGGHDRIYPPEHEDLLAAILDSGGAAISEMPLGHVPRARDFPRRNRLISGAALGVVVVEAALRSGSLITARIAAEQGREVFAVPGSPLDPRAAGTNDLIKQGATLTTEASDVISAVEPIMGRPLDLREPDDEPLDVEADAGDRARITTLLGPTPVLLDDLIRMAGVSPAVVRAVLLELELAGRLERHGGGLVSLI